One window of the Marinicella rhabdoformis genome contains the following:
- a CDS encoding rhodanese-like domain-containing protein, with protein MAQLAEFIGNHIFLVTLFLAALFLFLISAYKQASNGLQTVTVEQMTRLVNQQNAKLIDVRPAEAFAQGHIVNAVNIPMADIEAGKIKTDGLKKRPVVIYCQMGRTSLKACQAMKNAGIETTFSLQGGVNAWLNDKMPLSK; from the coding sequence ATGGCTCAATTGGCAGAATTTATCGGTAACCACATCTTTTTGGTTACATTGTTCTTAGCAGCATTATTTTTATTTTTAATTTCTGCATACAAACAAGCCAGCAATGGCTTACAAACCGTCACAGTTGAACAAATGACTCGATTAGTGAATCAACAAAATGCCAAGTTAATCGATGTCAGGCCAGCAGAAGCTTTCGCTCAAGGTCACATCGTCAATGCCGTAAACATACCTATGGCAGACATTGAAGCCGGAAAAATCAAAACAGATGGACTCAAAAAACGACCTGTGGTTATTTATTGTCAAATGGGTAGGACCTCGTTGAAAGCATGCCAAGCAATGAAAAATGCGGGCATTGAAACAACTTTCAGCTTACAAGGTGGTGTGAATGCATGGCTGAACGATAAAATGCCTTTGAGCAAATGA
- the secB gene encoding protein-export chaperone SecB, whose amino-acid sequence MTEENQAAAAEENNGPMMSLQKLYVKDASFEAPNAPQVFQEQGQPEINLNMNQKVNKLNDETYEVTLTATVTCKVNEKTAYLAEVAQAGIFNMKNFDDQSLHQTLGIYCPNVLFPYVRQEISNSVVAGGFQPLVLQPVNFEQMYAQQMQKAQAEAAGSTKQ is encoded by the coding sequence ATGACTGAAGAAAACCAAGCCGCAGCGGCAGAAGAAAATAATGGACCAATGATGTCTTTACAAAAATTGTACGTAAAAGATGCTTCTTTTGAAGCACCCAATGCGCCACAAGTTTTCCAAGAGCAAGGCCAACCAGAAATTAACTTGAACATGAACCAAAAAGTGAACAAGTTAAATGATGAAACTTATGAAGTGACTTTAACAGCTACCGTGACTTGTAAAGTTAACGAAAAGACTGCTTATTTAGCAGAAGTGGCACAGGCTGGCATCTTCAACATGAAAAACTTTGATGATCAATCATTGCATCAAACTTTGGGCATCTACTGTCCTAACGTTTTATTCCCATATGTTCGCCAAGAAATCAGCAACAGCGTGGTTGCAGGTGGTTTCCAACCTTTGGTATTACAGCCAGTTAACTTCGAACAAATGTACGCACAGCAAATGCAAAAAGCACAAGCTGAAGCTGCTGGCAGCACCAAACAGTAA
- a CDS encoding NAD(P)H-dependent glycerol-3-phosphate dehydrogenase: protein MQFAVLGAGSWGTALAMQMARNGNTLLWGRDADAIEHMQASRTNDRYLPGIPFPDQLTPTNDLAQAIADADAVLVVCPSHAFHDILNQVKPLLNNKPLAWASKGFEPGTGRFLHQVAEEVLGNDYPTALVTGPSFAKDVAAGKPTLVAVASKHKDFAKQVSNALLNDNFRTYLSDDLVGAELGGAVKNVLALATGIADGMNLGDNSRAALITRGMAEMMRLGQALGCQPETLMGLAGLGDLVLTSTGDLSRNRRMGLALGRGQSINEAKTEIGQVVEGIGTTDEVMRLAKKHGIDMPITEHVWKVVHDEMTTTEALSSLMGRKLRSEF from the coding sequence ATGCAGTTTGCGGTTCTGGGTGCGGGCTCTTGGGGCACCGCTTTGGCGATGCAAATGGCACGAAACGGCAACACATTATTGTGGGGCCGTGATGCCGATGCCATTGAACACATGCAAGCATCCAGAACCAATGATCGCTACCTCCCTGGCATACCATTTCCAGATCAATTAACACCAACAAACGATTTAGCCCAAGCCATTGCTGACGCCGATGCTGTGTTGGTGGTTTGCCCTTCTCATGCCTTTCACGACATTTTGAATCAAGTTAAACCCTTGTTGAACAACAAGCCTTTGGCATGGGCAAGTAAGGGATTTGAACCCGGAACAGGTCGCTTCTTACATCAAGTTGCAGAAGAAGTATTGGGTAATGACTACCCTACCGCATTGGTTACCGGCCCTTCATTTGCAAAAGATGTTGCCGCTGGAAAGCCTACATTGGTCGCCGTTGCGTCCAAGCACAAAGATTTCGCCAAACAAGTCAGCAATGCCTTACTCAATGATAACTTCAGAACGTATCTATCAGATGATTTAGTTGGCGCAGAGCTCGGTGGTGCTGTAAAAAATGTTTTGGCATTGGCCACAGGTATTGCAGATGGCATGAATTTGGGAGACAACAGTCGAGCAGCATTGATAACCAGAGGCATGGCAGAAATGATGCGTTTGGGTCAAGCATTAGGCTGTCAGCCAGAAACCTTAATGGGACTGGCAGGTTTAGGCGATTTGGTTTTGACATCTACCGGTGATTTATCTCGTAATCGACGCATGGGACTGGCTTTGGGTCGTGGCCAAAGTATCAACGAAGCGAAAACAGAAATTGGTCAAGTAGTTGAAGGTATAGGGACCACTGATGAAGTGATGCGGTTGGCAAAAAAACATGGAATAGATATGCCCATTACCGAACATGTTTGGAAAGTGGTTCACGATGAAATGACCACCACAGAAGCCCTCTCTTCATTGATGGGCAGAAAACTCAGGTCAGAGTTCTGA
- a CDS encoding NYN domain-containing protein, with the protein MNKVGIFVDVQNIYYTTRECFGRPFNYRKFWQEIKGRHHIECAFAYAVRRNDDQQIKFQDALRYIGFEVKLKNFIQRSDGSAKGDWDVGITIDIMEQAGQLDEVILLSGDGDFAMLLDHIKVKHKVKTTVYGAPKLTAQALINSANLYIPIDAPLLISPK; encoded by the coding sequence ATGAACAAAGTCGGTATATTCGTAGACGTTCAGAACATTTATTACACCACGCGTGAGTGTTTTGGACGCCCCTTCAATTACCGCAAATTTTGGCAAGAAATTAAAGGCAGGCACCACATTGAATGTGCCTTCGCCTATGCGGTAAGGCGCAACGATGACCAACAAATCAAATTCCAAGATGCACTCCGATACATAGGTTTTGAAGTCAAATTAAAAAACTTTATTCAAAGAAGCGATGGCAGTGCCAAAGGCGATTGGGATGTAGGCATCACCATCGACATCATGGAACAGGCTGGGCAATTGGATGAAGTTATCTTGCTTTCAGGTGATGGAGACTTCGCCATGCTTCTTGACCATATCAAAGTAAAGCACAAAGTAAAAACCACCGTTTACGGCGCACCTAAACTCACGGCTCAAGCCTTGATTAACAGTGCCAACCTTTATATTCCTATTGACGCGCCGCTGTTAATCAGTCCTAAGTAA
- a CDS encoding DEAD/DEAH box helicase, giving the protein MKFTELGLIKPLLQAIDAQGYDTPSPVQEQAIPPVLAGKDVMAAAQTGTGKTAGFTLPILQLLSEGQPAQSNRARALVLTPTRELAAQVADSVATYGRNLNMKSAVVFGGVKINPQMMKLRRGVDVLVATPGRLLDLYGQKAVRFDDLEVLVLDEADRMLDMGFIHDIKKIIKLLPNKRQNLMFSATFSPEIRQLAKTITNDPVEITVSRNSTAASVKHWIHPVDKKRKSALLKHLINEKAWEQVLVFCRTKHGSNRLATFLEKNKINAAAIHGNKSQAARTKALAGFKNKKIQVLVATDIAARGIDIDQLPQVVNFDLPNVAEDYVHRIGRTGRAGSTGQAISLVSADEIKQLKDIEKLIKKKLDRELVDDYWPDHDLPDSPVPSKTTQPKRIKKPKPKGFVKASVKAKWAERQAEGGKERREHKPKNAKRAKPKNFVKASVKAKWAERSEEENQLAFARSQEAQQGQRGRNRAKSHAELQAQGNTKSADKKKGPWQKNKEGGSSEGRNAKPKGKKPGFKPRSSNSPYKGQGSNKRGGSKGGAGKAGQGRTQSKPNR; this is encoded by the coding sequence ATGAAATTTACCGAATTGGGCTTAATCAAGCCTTTATTACAAGCCATTGATGCACAGGGCTACGACACACCTTCACCCGTTCAAGAGCAAGCCATTCCACCTGTATTGGCAGGCAAAGATGTGATGGCAGCAGCACAAACGGGTACAGGAAAAACAGCAGGTTTTACCTTGCCAATTTTACAATTGTTAAGCGAAGGACAGCCTGCACAATCAAACAGGGCACGCGCTTTGGTGCTGACTCCGACAAGAGAGCTGGCTGCACAGGTAGCAGATTCTGTAGCCACTTATGGTCGTAACTTAAACATGAAATCGGCAGTGGTGTTTGGTGGAGTAAAGATCAACCCTCAAATGATGAAACTGCGTCGTGGTGTGGATGTTTTGGTGGCTACCCCTGGTCGTTTATTGGATTTATATGGTCAAAAAGCGGTGCGGTTCGATGATTTAGAAGTTTTGGTTTTAGACGAAGCCGATCGCATGCTGGACATGGGTTTTATCCATGACATCAAGAAAATCATAAAATTATTACCTAACAAACGTCAGAACTTGATGTTTTCAGCGACATTTTCACCTGAAATCAGACAGTTAGCCAAAACCATAACAAACGATCCTGTAGAAATAACCGTCAGCCGAAATTCAACAGCAGCAAGCGTTAAACATTGGATTCATCCTGTGGATAAAAAGCGAAAGTCTGCATTGTTAAAGCACTTGATCAATGAAAAAGCATGGGAACAAGTTTTGGTCTTTTGTCGTACCAAGCACGGTTCAAACAGGTTGGCGACATTTTTAGAAAAGAACAAAATCAATGCAGCGGCCATTCATGGTAACAAAAGCCAAGCGGCAAGAACCAAAGCTTTGGCAGGCTTCAAAAACAAAAAGATTCAAGTATTGGTGGCCACAGACATCGCTGCACGTGGCATCGATATTGATCAATTGCCTCAAGTGGTTAACTTCGACTTGCCGAATGTGGCTGAAGACTATGTGCATCGCATTGGTCGTACCGGCCGTGCAGGTTCCACAGGTCAAGCCATATCATTAGTCAGTGCAGATGAAATCAAACAATTGAAAGACATTGAAAAATTGATTAAGAAAAAATTAGACCGTGAACTGGTGGATGATTATTGGCCTGATCATGACTTACCTGATTCCCCAGTACCGTCTAAAACAACACAGCCAAAACGCATCAAAAAACCTAAGCCAAAAGGCTTTGTCAAAGCCAGTGTCAAAGCCAAGTGGGCAGAGCGCCAAGCAGAAGGTGGCAAGGAACGCAGAGAGCACAAACCCAAAAATGCCAAACGTGCCAAGCCGAAAAATTTCGTCAAAGCCAGCGTCAAAGCCAAGTGGGCAGAGCGCAGTGAAGAGGAAAATCAATTGGCATTTGCGCGCAGTCAGGAAGCACAACAAGGCCAACGCGGTAGAAATCGCGCCAAAAGCCACGCCGAACTGCAAGCACAAGGCAACACAAAAAGCGCTGACAAGAAAAAAGGCCCTTGGCAAAAGAACAAAGAAGGTGGTTCATCTGAAGGCCGCAATGCCAAGCCGAAAGGTAAAAAACCTGGTTTTAAACCGCGTTCATCAAACAGCCCATACAAAGGCCAAGGCAGTAATAAGCGTGGCGGAAGTAAGGGTGGAGCGGGTAAAGCGGGCCAAGGTCGCACGCAAAGTAAGCCCAACAGATGA
- a CDS encoding alpha/beta hydrolase family protein: protein MHMHFDLMKRKWMLLWALLLIGSKIQVAEGNDFVPPNVSFSSVTKLPFVEASHKISYGSDPLQYGLLWQAPSSQEKQPLIVLIHGGCWLNAFGVDHALPMASALAQSGFDVWALEYRRTGDEGGGWPGSFEDVQAGIKFVNQLPGHINHKEVILVGHSAGGHLALLAKQKHDSGTQPEIIKAIGLAAITDLSSYAAGQNSCQTAGPQFMGGTAEEKPDAYQAADPKVHGPYQQTVLLQGQADVIVPESQAKLDGAVAIKLASSGHFDWIHPKSQAFDMLLKLLIEEKSTEQDITEAK from the coding sequence ATGCACATGCATTTTGATTTGATGAAAAGAAAATGGATGCTGCTGTGGGCTTTATTGTTGATAGGGTCGAAAATACAAGTTGCTGAGGGTAATGACTTTGTTCCTCCCAATGTGTCATTTTCATCGGTGACCAAGCTGCCTTTCGTTGAGGCCAGTCATAAAATCAGTTACGGTTCAGATCCGTTGCAATATGGCCTGTTGTGGCAAGCACCCTCATCACAAGAAAAACAACCATTGATTGTGTTGATTCATGGTGGTTGTTGGTTGAATGCTTTCGGAGTTGATCACGCTCTACCCATGGCCAGTGCTTTGGCACAGTCAGGGTTTGATGTTTGGGCACTGGAATACCGCAGAACCGGTGATGAAGGTGGTGGATGGCCTGGTAGTTTCGAAGATGTGCAGGCCGGAATTAAGTTTGTCAATCAATTGCCTGGTCATATTAATCATAAAGAAGTGATTTTGGTTGGGCATTCAGCAGGTGGGCACTTGGCTTTGTTAGCAAAACAAAAACATGACTCAGGTACTCAGCCTGAAATAATTAAAGCCATTGGGTTGGCAGCCATCACCGATTTAAGCAGTTATGCCGCTGGTCAGAACAGTTGCCAAACGGCTGGGCCACAATTTATGGGAGGAACTGCTGAAGAAAAGCCTGATGCTTATCAAGCCGCAGATCCTAAAGTGCATGGACCCTATCAACAGACGGTTTTACTTCAGGGTCAGGCCGATGTGATCGTGCCTGAATCACAGGCGAAGTTGGATGGCGCTGTAGCCATAAAGCTGGCATCATCTGGGCACTTTGACTGGATTCATCCGAAAAGTCAGGCATTTGACATGCTGTTGAAGCTACTGATTGAAGAAAAATCGACGGAACAAGACATTACAGAGGCAAAATGA
- the lysM gene encoding peptidoglycan-binding protein LysM, with protein sequence MGFFDFIADAGSKIFSDDEKEPEITMPVIKHIENSGVDITHLKTNFSMGKVTLSGYVPNQEQKEKAVLTAGNIAGVSGVQDNLILGAPPADVVEVEKAEAEAAAAEEGKAGEAAWESKTYTVKSGDTLGKIAKEFYGNAMEYPKIFEANKPMLSDPDKIYPGQVLRIPE encoded by the coding sequence ATGGGATTTTTCGATTTTATTGCCGATGCAGGTTCAAAGATTTTCAGTGACGATGAAAAAGAGCCAGAAATCACCATGCCAGTCATTAAACACATAGAAAACAGCGGCGTGGATATCACTCACCTTAAAACCAATTTTTCTATGGGTAAAGTCACTTTGTCTGGTTATGTGCCGAATCAAGAGCAAAAAGAAAAGGCCGTTTTAACAGCTGGAAACATTGCAGGTGTCTCAGGTGTACAAGACAATTTAATTCTAGGTGCACCACCAGCTGATGTTGTTGAAGTAGAAAAGGCGGAAGCAGAAGCTGCCGCGGCAGAAGAAGGTAAAGCAGGTGAAGCTGCTTGGGAATCAAAAACATATACAGTTAAATCGGGTGATACCTTAGGTAAAATTGCCAAAGAATTTTATGGAAACGCCATGGAATATCCAAAAATTTTTGAAGCCAACAAGCCCATGTTGTCAGATCCTGACAAAATTTATCCAGGACAAGTGTTACGCATTCCTGAATAA
- a CDS encoding MFS transporter: MSKQFALLKERRFFPFFLTQFLGAFNDNVFKNALVIMIAFKVAEQQVDGLTNLAFGLFILPFFLFSAFAGQVADKYEKSALIQRVKMFEIMVMLTACAGFYFQSVGLLIFVLFLMGSQSSLFGPVKYGYLPEKLSTDELIGGNAMVEASTFISILLGTILGGILIAKATTIPISFAVVLFAVLGFIASKQIPNTPPADDKIQLDWNILRATKNNLKFLPGNRVVFLSILGISWFWFFGSVFLAQMPNYTRTVLNGNEHVVTVLLTMFSIGIGAGSLLCEKLSGRRVEIGLVPVGAIGLAWFSLDLYWASMVWVDQGNLNFESFLSAQGAWRVCLDLMLIGVFGGLYIVPLYALIQERSDKGCVSRVIAGNNIINALFMVVAALLGIVVLVVFEMSIPQLFLITTLLHVIVCLYIFTVVPEFLMRLVAWFLVSMVYRVKTTGLDNIPTDGPVVLVCNHVTFVDPMILGGRIRRPVRFVMYYKIFQHGLMKPLFKAAKTIPIASPKESVEIMENAFASVKTALENNDVVGIFPEGALTKDGHMAPFKKGIERIITETPVTVVPMALNNLWGSYFSRYDKKIIHRRPRKLWAKVELIVGQPIPPEEVTAERLFEAVTELKTQADIANPLAPKTDSNA, translated from the coding sequence ATGTCTAAACAATTTGCCTTACTAAAAGAGCGTCGTTTCTTTCCTTTCTTTTTAACCCAATTCTTGGGTGCATTCAACGACAATGTATTTAAAAACGCCTTGGTAATTATGATTGCCTTTAAGGTGGCAGAACAGCAAGTTGACGGCTTAACCAACTTGGCTTTTGGCCTGTTTATTTTACCCTTCTTTTTGTTTTCCGCTTTCGCTGGACAAGTGGCGGATAAATACGAGAAATCAGCCCTTATTCAACGCGTAAAAATGTTTGAAATTATGGTGATGTTGACCGCTTGTGCCGGCTTTTATTTTCAAAGTGTGGGTTTGTTGATATTTGTCTTGTTTTTGATGGGTTCACAGTCCTCCCTATTTGGTCCCGTTAAATATGGTTATTTGCCTGAAAAGTTATCCACAGACGAACTGATCGGAGGCAATGCCATGGTTGAAGCAAGCACATTCATATCCATCCTTTTGGGCACCATATTGGGTGGTATTTTGATTGCTAAAGCCACAACCATTCCAATTTCTTTTGCTGTGGTTCTCTTTGCCGTATTGGGCTTTATTGCTTCTAAACAAATTCCCAACACGCCACCTGCTGATGACAAAATCCAATTAGATTGGAACATCTTGCGTGCCACTAAAAATAATTTAAAATTTTTACCTGGCAACCGGGTGGTGTTTTTATCCATACTGGGCATTTCTTGGTTTTGGTTCTTCGGCTCAGTATTTTTGGCACAAATGCCAAACTACACGCGCACTGTTTTGAATGGAAACGAGCATGTTGTAACGGTGCTATTAACCATGTTTTCGATTGGCATCGGTGCCGGCTCACTTTTATGCGAGAAATTATCAGGCCGCCGGGTAGAAATCGGCTTGGTACCAGTAGGCGCTATAGGTCTTGCTTGGTTTTCATTGGATTTATATTGGGCCAGCATGGTTTGGGTAGACCAGGGCAATTTAAATTTTGAATCATTTTTGTCTGCACAAGGTGCCTGGCGCGTGTGCCTGGACTTGATGTTAATTGGCGTTTTTGGAGGCCTATATATTGTCCCTTTGTATGCATTAATCCAGGAAAGGAGTGACAAAGGCTGTGTGTCTCGTGTCATTGCTGGAAATAACATCATCAATGCCCTGTTTATGGTGGTAGCGGCTTTACTCGGCATTGTGGTCCTCGTTGTTTTTGAGATGAGCATCCCACAACTGTTTTTGATCACCACCCTATTACATGTCATAGTTTGTCTCTATATTTTCACTGTAGTGCCTGAGTTTTTGATGCGTTTGGTTGCTTGGTTCCTAGTCAGTATGGTTTATCGGGTTAAAACAACAGGATTGGATAACATACCCACTGACGGTCCAGTAGTTTTGGTGTGCAATCACGTGACATTTGTTGATCCCATGATTTTGGGTGGCCGCATCAGGCGACCTGTCAGATTTGTGATGTACTATAAAATATTCCAACATGGACTGATGAAACCACTTTTTAAAGCAGCAAAAACCATCCCCATAGCCAGCCCCAAGGAAAGCGTAGAAATAATGGAAAATGCTTTTGCCAGTGTTAAGACAGCCCTAGAAAACAATGATGTTGTAGGTATTTTCCCAGAAGGTGCATTAACCAAAGATGGGCACATGGCACCATTCAAAAAAGGCATTGAACGCATCATCACTGAAACACCTGTAACAGTGGTGCCAATGGCACTTAATAATTTATGGGGTAGTTATTTTTCTCGGTATGACAAAAAAATCATTCATCGCAGACCCAGAAAGCTGTGGGCCAAAGTGGAATTGATTGTAGGCCAACCCATTCCACCAGAGGAAGTCACTGCCGAACGTTTGTTTGAAGCCGTCACAGAGTTAAAGACTCAAGCAGATATTGCCAATCCATTGGCACCGAAAACAGACTCAAATGCTTGA
- a CDS encoding trans-sulfuration enzyme family protein has translation MSDLKHFATRAIHQAYQPLENHGALTPPIHISSTYAFENVEQGGAAFEGENDRFIYARLGSPSQQLLEKRMASLELAEACLATASGMGAITSTIWSFVKPGDELIADLSLYGCTFSFFEHGLKPMGIKVTYLNLTDKNLLAKHINEKTALVYAETPSNPNMRLIDIQALADLCHKHQARLMIDNTYCTPYLQQPITWGADLVVHSATKYLGGHGDLIAGFVLGKQDDIDHIRYFGLKDMTGAVISGFDVSLLLRGLKTLHVRLDRHCENAQVVAEFLDQSPHVKTTFYPGLPQFAQRALAKKQMSRPGGMIAFELNATREQSAQFVNALKLVLCAVSLGDAETLIQHPASMTHSTYTEEELLEHLISPNLIRLSVGLEHVEDIINDLNQAFESVFGANGLAISA, from the coding sequence ATGTCGGATTTAAAACACTTTGCCACCAGGGCCATACATCAAGCCTATCAACCGCTTGAAAATCACGGGGCATTAACACCGCCTATTCACATCAGTTCCACTTATGCTTTTGAAAATGTAGAGCAGGGAGGCGCCGCCTTTGAGGGAGAAAATGACCGCTTCATTTATGCCAGACTGGGGTCTCCTTCACAGCAGCTTCTTGAAAAAAGGATGGCATCTTTAGAGCTTGCGGAAGCTTGTTTGGCGACGGCATCAGGCATGGGAGCCATCACATCAACGATTTGGTCTTTTGTGAAGCCTGGTGATGAATTGATAGCTGACTTAAGTTTGTATGGATGTACATTCAGTTTTTTTGAGCATGGCTTGAAGCCAATGGGTATCAAGGTGACTTATTTGAATTTAACCGACAAAAACTTACTGGCCAAGCACATCAATGAAAAAACAGCTTTGGTGTATGCTGAAACACCAAGTAACCCCAATATGCGACTGATTGACATTCAGGCGCTGGCCGATTTGTGTCATAAGCACCAAGCCAGACTGATGATTGATAACACCTATTGTACACCTTATTTGCAACAACCAATCACATGGGGTGCCGACTTGGTAGTACATTCAGCCACCAAGTACCTGGGTGGTCATGGCGATTTGATTGCTGGATTTGTTTTAGGTAAACAAGATGACATTGATCACATCAGGTATTTTGGATTAAAGGACATGACTGGCGCGGTGATTTCTGGTTTTGATGTTTCATTGTTATTGCGTGGTTTAAAAACCTTGCATGTCCGTTTGGACCGGCATTGTGAAAACGCACAGGTTGTGGCTGAATTCCTTGATCAATCACCACATGTCAAAACCACTTTTTATCCTGGCTTGCCTCAATTTGCTCAAAGGGCATTGGCTAAAAAACAGATGAGCCGGCCTGGGGGCATGATTGCATTTGAGTTGAATGCGACGCGAGAACAGTCTGCTCAATTTGTAAATGCGCTGAAATTGGTTTTATGCGCTGTCAGTTTGGGTGATGCAGAAACTTTGATACAACATCCTGCATCTATGACACACTCCACTTATACGGAAGAGGAGCTACTTGAGCATTTAATCAGCCCGAATTTAATCAGGCTGTCGGTGGGTTTGGAGCATGTTGAGGACATTATCAATGATTTGAATCAAGCATTTGAGTCTGTTTTCGGTGCCAATGGATTGGCAATATCTGCTTGA
- a CDS encoding TyrR/PhhR family helix-turn-helix DNA-binding protein translates to MKLAVTTENKLGITDDVLSILREKQADLIKLEVGDGKMFLQTQDLDKSTQGMIASLLMKIPGVKWVNQIDVLPMVEQQNMLDSLLESIPDPVMGINTKGQIAYANKQAKKIFKSESENNKMPSKMKSIFCCEDWQEKINAAGSSHLPVTINTIAGKMLLDVQATKSKTGQMTGAMLHFRNQEKVMTSGMVMQGEEIEGLDALVYQSQVFEQLLQRAKSVASVEAPLCLIGEAGTGKTLLAHACHKLSDRKNNLFTTVDCQAVKAEELEQMLFGTKHKLGILELNETGTIYFSHLEYMSLHVQHKLFKLINRVEKQKARIITSSAKRLHQYGTQMDSGLVSTLDILRLDVPALRDRKEDIEPLTIKFVSEFSEQTGKQVSLSLDAISRMKRHYWPGNVSQLRNSIYKAVMVAKDGVIKATDLDLEAGVNIEAELEGLTLPEAVNEFEKHFLQHWYQKYPSSRKLAAQLGVSHTTIAQKINKYKLNNTVEQ, encoded by the coding sequence ATGAAATTAGCAGTAACTACAGAAAATAAACTGGGAATCACGGACGACGTGCTGTCAATACTCAGAGAAAAGCAAGCCGATTTAATTAAGTTAGAGGTTGGTGATGGAAAAATGTTTTTACAGACTCAAGACTTAGACAAATCCACTCAAGGTATGATTGCCAGCTTATTGATGAAAATTCCGGGTGTTAAGTGGGTCAATCAAATAGATGTGTTGCCTATGGTTGAACAGCAAAACATGTTAGATTCACTTTTAGAATCTATCCCCGATCCTGTCATGGGTATCAACACAAAAGGTCAGATTGCCTATGCCAACAAACAAGCTAAAAAAATCTTTAAATCAGAATCAGAAAACAACAAAATGCCCAGCAAAATGAAAAGTATTTTTTGTTGTGAAGATTGGCAAGAGAAAATCAATGCTGCAGGTTCTTCTCATTTACCAGTCACCATTAACACGATTGCTGGAAAAATGCTGCTAGATGTTCAGGCAACCAAAAGTAAAACCGGTCAAATGACAGGTGCCATGCTGCACTTTCGCAACCAAGAAAAAGTCATGACCAGCGGTATGGTAATGCAAGGTGAAGAAATTGAAGGCTTGGATGCATTGGTGTATCAATCTCAAGTCTTCGAGCAGTTGTTACAACGGGCAAAATCGGTTGCCTCAGTTGAAGCACCCCTGTGCCTGATTGGAGAGGCGGGTACTGGAAAGACTTTACTGGCCCACGCCTGTCACAAACTCAGTGACAGAAAAAACAACTTGTTTACCACTGTCGATTGCCAGGCAGTCAAAGCAGAAGAGCTTGAGCAAATGCTTTTTGGCACCAAGCACAAACTGGGCATATTAGAGCTCAATGAAACCGGCACGATTTACTTTTCACACTTAGAGTATATGTCGCTACACGTACAACACAAGCTGTTTAAATTAATTAACAGGGTAGAAAAGCAAAAAGCCAGAATCATCACTTCATCTGCCAAGCGCCTCCATCAATATGGCACACAAATGGACAGTGGATTGGTATCAACATTGGACATATTGCGCTTGGATGTGCCTGCTTTGCGCGACAGAAAAGAAGACATTGAACCGCTGACTATTAAATTTGTTTCTGAATTTTCAGAACAAACCGGCAAACAAGTTAGCCTTTCATTGGATGCCATCAGCCGCATGAAACGCCATTATTGGCCAGGTAATGTCAGCCAACTGAGAAACAGCATCTACAAGGCCGTTATGGTCGCCAAAGATGGCGTCATCAAAGCAACCGATCTAGACTTGGAAGCTGGTGTTAATATCGAAGCAGAACTTGAAGGCCTCACTTTACCTGAAGCCGTCAATGAATTTGAAAAACATTTCCTACAACACTGGTATCAGAAATACCCATCAAGTCGTAAGTTAGCGGCTCAACTGGGCGTCTCTCATACCACCATTGCACAAAAAATTAACAAATACAAACTCAACAATACTGTTGAACAATAA